In a genomic window of Dyadobacter fermentans DSM 18053:
- a CDS encoding B12-binding domain-containing radical SAM protein codes for MKKKILLVTPPFTQLNTPYPATAYLKGFLNTLGRESYQADLGIDVILELFSSKGLKRLFEMLEASDIELTDNAFRIYALRDEYISTIDPVIRFLKNSNPTLAHSICDRTYLPEASRFQQLEDLDWAFGTMGIHDKARHLATLYLEDLGDLIQEAIDPHFGFSRYAERLGRSATSFDEMEAALETPDTLLSQTLKDVLERKVKQYSPDIVCISVPFPGNLYGGFKCGQFLKKNYPHIKIVMGGGFANTELRSLQEPRVFNYIDFVCLDDGEAPLMSLLEHLDGERELSGLKRVYSRVDGTVVYHNGAKEKDVPQRETGTPDYSDLPLHDYLSVIEIVNPMHRLWSDGRWNKLTLAHGCYWGKCSFCDISLDYIRRYEPMTASLLCDRIEEIIAQTQQNGFHFVDEAAPPALLRDLALEIIRRKLTVVWWTNIRFEKNFTHDLCLLLKASGCIAISGGLEVASDRLLDRMKKGVTVAQVARVADAFTQAGIMVHAYLMYGFPTQTAQETIDSLEMVRQMFQLGIVQSGFWHRFAMTAHSPVGLHPEAFDVMRLGPDTGTFANNDLEHQDPLGADHDRFAEGLRKSLFNYMHGVCLDFPLSEWFDFRTPPTSIPPNYLEKAIHAPAELAARPNAVIVWTGSLPEMAVFEERKGKKVHEIAELVFYNKKKEWAVEAEVGIGEWLTEMLPKLLIANPEPYPFEQFKNDFETAGLGQFETFLNSRTWQELKNGGMLVL; via the coding sequence GTGAAAAAGAAGATACTCCTCGTTACCCCGCCATTTACCCAGCTCAATACGCCTTACCCAGCCACCGCATACCTGAAAGGTTTTTTGAACACTTTGGGAAGGGAGTCGTATCAGGCCGATCTGGGGATTGATGTGATCCTGGAATTGTTTTCTTCCAAAGGATTAAAACGGCTTTTCGAAATGCTCGAAGCGTCCGATATTGAGCTGACAGACAATGCTTTCCGGATTTATGCGCTTCGGGACGAATACATTTCGACGATCGATCCGGTGATCCGTTTTCTCAAAAACAGCAATCCCACATTAGCACACAGCATTTGCGACCGCACGTACTTGCCCGAAGCAAGCCGTTTCCAGCAGCTCGAAGACCTGGATTGGGCATTCGGTACGATGGGAATCCACGATAAGGCGCGGCATTTGGCGACTTTGTACCTCGAAGACCTGGGCGATCTGATCCAGGAGGCCATCGACCCGCATTTCGGTTTCAGCCGGTATGCCGAGCGGCTGGGGCGTTCGGCGACGAGTTTTGATGAAATGGAGGCGGCGCTTGAAACGCCGGATACGCTGCTTTCGCAAACGTTGAAGGATGTGCTCGAACGCAAAGTGAAGCAGTATAGCCCTGATATCGTGTGCATTTCGGTGCCTTTTCCGGGGAATTTGTATGGCGGATTCAAATGCGGCCAGTTTCTTAAAAAGAATTATCCCCACATCAAGATCGTGATGGGCGGCGGCTTTGCCAATACCGAACTGCGCTCGCTCCAAGAGCCGCGGGTGTTCAATTATATTGATTTTGTGTGCCTGGATGACGGCGAGGCGCCGCTCATGTCGCTGTTGGAACATCTCGACGGCGAGCGCGAACTTTCCGGTCTGAAACGCGTGTATTCGCGGGTGGACGGCACCGTCGTGTATCATAACGGCGCGAAGGAAAAGGACGTGCCGCAGCGCGAAACGGGCACGCCGGATTACAGTGACCTGCCTTTGCATGACTACCTTTCTGTGATCGAGATCGTGAACCCGATGCACCGGCTGTGGAGCGATGGCCGCTGGAACAAGCTCACGCTCGCGCACGGATGCTACTGGGGTAAATGCTCGTTCTGCGACATTTCGCTGGATTACATTCGCCGCTACGAACCGATGACGGCCTCGCTGTTGTGCGACCGCATCGAGGAAATTATCGCACAAACACAGCAGAACGGCTTCCATTTCGTGGACGAGGCCGCGCCGCCCGCATTGCTGCGCGACCTCGCGTTGGAGATCATCCGGAGGAAGCTCACGGTGGTTTGGTGGACGAATATCCGTTTCGAAAAGAATTTTACGCATGATTTGTGCCTGTTGCTCAAAGCGTCGGGCTGTATAGCGATTTCCGGCGGGTTGGAAGTAGCGTCAGACCGGCTGCTCGACCGCATGAAAAAGGGCGTTACCGTGGCCCAGGTGGCGCGTGTAGCCGATGCATTCACGCAGGCGGGCATTATGGTGCATGCGTACCTGATGTATGGTTTCCCGACCCAAACCGCCCAGGAAACAATCGATTCGCTGGAAATGGTGCGGCAGATGTTTCAGCTGGGCATCGTGCAGTCGGGGTTCTGGCACCGGTTTGCGATGACGGCCCACAGTCCCGTCGGGCTGCATCCCGAAGCATTCGACGTGATGCGCCTCGGGCCGGACACGGGTACATTTGCCAATAACGACCTCGAACACCAGGACCCGCTCGGGGCCGATCATGACCGGTTTGCCGAAGGTTTGCGCAAATCGCTTTTCAACTACATGCACGGCGTCTGCCTCGACTTCCCATTATCCGAATGGTTCGATTTCAGGACACCGCCGACTTCCATTCCACCGAATTACCTTGAAAAAGCCATCCACGCACCCGCAGAACTGGCCGCGCGGCCGAATGCGGTGATCGTCTGGACGGGAAGTTTACCGGAAATGGCCGTTTTTGAAGAAAGAAAGGGCAAAAAAGTGCATGAAATAGCCGAACTCGTTTTTTACAACAAGAAAAAAGAATGGGCTGTGGAAGCGGAGGTCGGGATAGGCGAGTGGCTTACCGAAATGCTGCCGAAACTCCTGATCGCCAACCCGGAGCCTTATCCTTTTGAGCAGTTCAAAAATGATTTCGAAACGGCGGGCCTCGGGCAGTTCGAGACATTTCTCAACTCCCGCACATGGCAGGAGTTGAAAAACGGTGGTATGCTGGTGCTGTAA
- a CDS encoding Fic family protein, with amino-acid sequence MSDLLLDDYRKQLGTDLHTAWQQLRETFVRADSFDFYTSVAVITSSKIEGEPMDVDSYIKHKIQQIEYLPELTQKPNDLFRAYIYAKENRLSQEHFAQAHRMITEHLLPAHWRGVYRRGAMVVMEHKTGRIQFEAAPAHLLETEMRKLWDDIGELLSRDLSLEETFYYASFIHLLFVCIHPFNDGNGRAGRLLEKWFLSDKLGAAAWHVQSEQHYYRHVDAYYRNLNKMGLFYEELDFTKAEPFLGMLPDALNN; translated from the coding sequence ATGTCGGACCTTTTATTGGATGATTACCGGAAACAACTCGGAACTGACCTTCACACAGCATGGCAGCAGCTCCGTGAAACCTTCGTCAGGGCCGATTCCTTCGATTTTTATACGTCAGTCGCCGTCATCACCTCTTCCAAAATTGAAGGCGAGCCGATGGACGTCGACAGCTATATCAAGCATAAAATCCAGCAGATCGAATACCTTCCTGAGCTCACCCAAAAGCCGAATGACCTCTTCCGGGCATACATTTACGCAAAAGAGAACCGGCTCAGTCAGGAGCATTTTGCGCAGGCGCACCGGATGATTACCGAGCACCTCCTGCCGGCGCATTGGCGCGGCGTGTACCGGCGTGGTGCGATGGTCGTGATGGAGCACAAAACGGGGCGCATTCAGTTCGAAGCGGCGCCTGCACATCTGCTGGAAACCGAAATGCGCAAGCTTTGGGATGATATCGGTGAACTGCTCAGCCGCGACCTCTCGCTGGAAGAGACATTCTACTACGCTTCGTTTATCCATTTGCTGTTCGTGTGCATCCATCCGTTCAACGACGGAAATGGCCGGGCAGGCCGCCTGCTTGAAAAGTGGTTTCTCTCGGATAAACTTGGCGCCGCCGCATGGCACGTTCAATCGGAGCAGCATTATTACCGGCACGTTGACGCGTATTACCGGAATTTGAACAAAATGGGACTATTTTACGAAGAATTGGATTTTACGAAAGCAGAGCCATTTTTAGGCATGCTGCCGGATGCGTTAAATAACTGA
- a CDS encoding purple acid phosphatase family protein, whose product MQSFSRLYSKFLFAGILLTAGAVQAQQNKSYPASAFPDRVILGYKGDPATSQAVNWRTDSTVTTAVAAIHEADPSPDFPAKARIVQAATHKLVLDGKTAHYHEANFGDLKPSTQYVYRVGDGKSWSEWFHFKTASDKPEPVSFLYFGDAQNDIRSLWSRAVRGAFTTLPKANLMIHAGDLINNANADYQWGEWFEAGGWINGMVPNLTTPGNHEYFRDEKRTLFVSKHWRPQFALPENGPEGLSETAYYIDYQGIRFISLDSQAAILDSTTLKRQSEWFEKITTGNPNRWTIVIHHHPIYSTKNGRDNDEWRNTMEPLYKKHKIDIVLQGHDHTYGRGLNIPIGQSRKKPDGPIYVVSVSGPKMYDIGLQNWMDRAASNTQLYQAITVDRNKLSFKAFTVNGDLYDAFDLNKDKNGINTLVELSNTLNTQERLDLPANYLKSFKDEELKEYNQRYQEYKKRKGIK is encoded by the coding sequence ATGCAATCTTTCAGTCGTTTATATTCCAAATTCCTCTTTGCCGGAATCCTGCTAACTGCGGGTGCTGTGCAAGCCCAGCAAAATAAAAGCTACCCGGCTTCTGCATTCCCCGATCGCGTGATCCTAGGCTACAAAGGTGATCCGGCCACTTCGCAAGCCGTGAACTGGCGCACAGACTCCACGGTGACTACCGCCGTTGCCGCCATTCATGAGGCCGATCCTTCGCCGGATTTTCCTGCCAAAGCCCGCATTGTCCAGGCTGCCACGCACAAACTGGTGCTGGACGGCAAAACGGCGCATTACCATGAAGCGAATTTTGGTGACCTGAAACCATCGACGCAATATGTCTACCGGGTCGGTGACGGGAAATCGTGGAGCGAATGGTTCCATTTCAAAACGGCGTCGGACAAGCCGGAACCGGTGTCGTTCCTCTATTTTGGGGATGCACAAAACGATATTCGCTCGCTGTGGTCGCGGGCCGTGCGGGGCGCGTTCACAACTTTGCCCAAAGCCAACCTCATGATCCATGCGGGCGATCTGATCAACAATGCGAATGCGGATTATCAATGGGGCGAATGGTTTGAAGCAGGCGGCTGGATCAATGGGATGGTACCCAACCTGACCACGCCGGGGAACCACGAATATTTCCGCGACGAAAAACGGACTCTTTTCGTATCCAAACATTGGAGACCGCAGTTCGCATTGCCCGAAAACGGGCCGGAAGGCCTTTCAGAAACGGCCTATTACATCGATTACCAGGGAATCCGGTTCATCTCACTCGATTCGCAGGCAGCCATCCTCGATTCCACGACATTGAAAAGGCAATCTGAATGGTTTGAAAAAATCACCACCGGCAACCCCAACCGCTGGACGATCGTGATTCACCACCATCCGATTTACTCCACCAAAAATGGCCGCGATAACGACGAATGGCGCAACACCATGGAGCCGCTGTACAAAAAACACAAGATTGACATCGTACTCCAAGGCCACGACCACACCTATGGTCGCGGATTGAACATCCCGATTGGACAGAGCCGCAAAAAGCCCGACGGACCCATTTACGTGGTGTCGGTAAGCGGCCCGAAGATGTATGATATCGGGCTCCAAAACTGGATGGACCGCGCCGCTTCGAACACGCAATTGTACCAGGCCATTACTGTCGATCGCAACAAGCTGTCTTTCAAAGCATTTACGGTCAACGGCGATTTGTACGATGCATTTGACCTGAATAAGGACAAAAACGGTATTAATACATTGGTAGAGCTTTCGAACACGCTAAACACGCAGGAAAGGCTCGATTTGCCCGCCAATTATTTGAAGAGTTTCAAAGACGAAGAGCTTAAAGAATACAACCAGCGATACCAGGAGTATAAAAAGCGCAAAGGCATTAAGTAA
- a CDS encoding CocE/NonD family hydrolase has product MKRNVLLCLLCLLHWAVIAQNPAPDTSWIKANYIKTEQYITMRDGVRLFTAIYTPRDNSQTYPIIMQRTPYSVRPYGEGNYRRSLGPNVHLMREKYIFVYQDARGRYKSEGTFREMTPAIPNKKSSKDVDESSDTHETVEWLLKNTRNNGKVGQWGISFPGYYSSAGLPDAHPAMKAVSPQAPMSDEFIGDDCYHNGAFFLMDNFGFYSGFDGLKSKDGTNYQSHFSVEYKDAYKYFLELGALKKTNAAPYFADPNSIWRQTTAHPVYDEFWQSRNIKRHLKNIKPAVLVVGGWFDAEDLYGALKTYAAIEKQSPGNNNRLVMGPWTHGGWAAPAWKGFARYQFGADVNKYYQEEIETKFFNHYLKGKGTFEQPEVTVFETGSNEWKHYDVWPPANSKPTPYYFGPNGKLAVEKPTPSTSLTNYESDPANPVPYTSVTSGHRNNEYMAEDQRFASQRPDVLSFQTDSLSEDLTLTGEIVADLMVSMTGSDADFIVKVIDVWPAGSSVTAVKEGEKAVDMSGYQQMVRAEVLRGKFRNNFSKPEPFAKGKIEQVTVKLNEVAHTFKKGHRVMVQIQSSWFPLVDRNPQKFMNIFEASESDFQKSEISIHHNADNPSRITLPVLR; this is encoded by the coding sequence ATGAAAAGAAATGTATTGCTGTGTTTGCTATGCCTTCTGCATTGGGCGGTCATCGCTCAGAACCCGGCCCCGGATACGAGTTGGATCAAGGCGAACTACATCAAAACAGAGCAATACATTACCATGCGCGACGGGGTGAGGCTATTTACCGCCATTTACACGCCCCGGGACAATTCTCAAACCTACCCGATCATCATGCAGCGCACGCCGTATTCGGTGCGGCCTTATGGCGAGGGGAATTACCGCCGTTCGCTCGGGCCTAATGTGCACCTCATGCGTGAGAAATACATTTTTGTATATCAGGATGCCCGAGGCCGGTACAAAAGCGAAGGCACTTTCCGCGAAATGACGCCCGCGATCCCGAACAAGAAGAGCAGCAAGGACGTGGACGAGTCGAGCGACACCCATGAGACGGTCGAGTGGCTTTTGAAAAATACCAGAAACAATGGGAAAGTGGGCCAATGGGGCATTTCGTTTCCTGGCTACTACTCGTCGGCGGGTCTGCCGGATGCCCACCCGGCGATGAAAGCGGTGTCTCCGCAAGCGCCGATGTCGGACGAATTCATCGGCGACGATTGCTACCATAACGGCGCATTCTTTCTCATGGACAATTTCGGCTTTTACAGCGGTTTTGACGGCCTCAAAAGCAAGGATGGCACCAATTATCAAAGCCATTTTAGCGTAGAATATAAAGACGCTTACAAATATTTTCTCGAACTCGGCGCGTTGAAAAAGACCAATGCCGCGCCCTATTTCGCCGATCCGAACAGCATTTGGCGGCAAACGACGGCCCATCCCGTGTATGACGAGTTCTGGCAGTCGCGGAACATTAAAAGACATTTGAAAAACATCAAACCCGCGGTGCTCGTGGTAGGCGGGTGGTTTGATGCGGAGGATTTGTATGGTGCATTGAAAACCTATGCGGCCATTGAGAAACAAAGCCCGGGCAACAACAACCGGCTGGTAATGGGCCCCTGGACGCACGGAGGCTGGGCGGCGCCTGCCTGGAAGGGCTTTGCCCGCTATCAGTTTGGCGCGGATGTGAACAAATACTATCAGGAGGAGATCGAAACGAAGTTTTTCAATCACTACCTCAAAGGAAAAGGCACTTTTGAGCAGCCGGAGGTTACCGTTTTTGAGACAGGATCAAATGAATGGAAGCACTACGACGTTTGGCCGCCGGCAAACAGCAAGCCAACGCCCTATTATTTCGGGCCAAATGGCAAATTAGCGGTGGAAAAGCCCACTCCCAGCACCAGCCTAACCAACTATGAAAGCGATCCTGCGAACCCGGTGCCTTACACCAGCGTAACTAGCGGGCATCGCAACAACGAATATATGGCAGAGGACCAGCGTTTCGCATCACAGCGACCGGATGTGCTCAGTTTTCAAACGGATTCATTATCGGAAGACCTCACTCTAACTGGCGAAATCGTTGCGGACCTGATGGTGTCCATGACCGGCTCCGACGCCGATTTTATCGTGAAAGTAATAGACGTGTGGCCCGCAGGCTCATCCGTAACAGCAGTTAAGGAAGGGGAAAAGGCCGTTGATATGAGCGGTTACCAGCAAATGGTGCGTGCGGAAGTACTACGCGGCAAGTTCAGGAATAATTTTTCGAAGCCGGAACCGTTTGCAAAAGGTAAGATCGAGCAGGTTACGGTCAAACTGAACGAAGTCGCGCACACATTCAAAAAGGGCCACCGTGTGATGGTGCAGATACAAAGCAGCTGGTTCCCGCTGGTGGATCGCAATCCGCAGAAATTCATGAACATTTTTGAGGCATCGGAATCTGACTTTCAGAAGTCGGAGATTTCGATCCATCACAATGCCGACAACCCGAGCAGGATTACTTTGCCTGTCCTGCGCTGA
- a CDS encoding MBL fold metallo-hydrolase gives MTFFIILAVVVIAAVIFMQQPLFGKQPSGARLERIKQSPHYRDGQFQNEHFTPDLAEGNSYLKVFTKFFFGKSKYNIPGALIPSQKTDLLHLKPDENVLVWFGHSSYFMQIDGKTMLVDPVFSGSASPISFTTPSFKGTDVYQVEDFPSIDYLFISHDHWDHLDYETILKLKPKVKKVITGLGTGEHLEYWGYDIARIIEKDWNESADLGDGFMVNLTPGRHFSGRGFSRNRAMWVSFVLQTPTKKIFIGGDSGYDDHFKRIGAKFGPFDLALLECGQYNEAWKYIHMMPEETVTAARELGAKKLMPVHWAKFALSIHDWNEPILRASAEAQKQNMPLVTPLIGQKVDLDGDQTFTQWWKEARLQPEE, from the coding sequence ATGACTTTCTTCATCATTCTGGCTGTGGTAGTCATTGCCGCGGTCATATTCATGCAGCAACCGCTATTCGGCAAGCAACCGTCCGGTGCGAGGCTCGAAAGGATCAAACAGTCGCCGCATTACCGCGACGGACAATTCCAGAACGAGCATTTCACACCCGATCTCGCCGAGGGAAATAGTTATCTAAAGGTTTTCACAAAATTTTTCTTCGGTAAAAGCAAATACAACATCCCCGGCGCATTGATCCCTTCGCAAAAAACGGATCTGCTCCACCTGAAACCGGACGAAAATGTGCTGGTGTGGTTTGGGCATTCGTCGTATTTCATGCAGATCGACGGGAAGACAATGCTCGTCGACCCGGTTTTCAGCGGCAGCGCGTCGCCCATTTCATTCACCACGCCGAGCTTCAAAGGCACCGATGTTTATCAGGTGGAAGATTTCCCGTCAATCGACTATCTGTTCATCTCCCACGATCACTGGGACCACCTCGATTACGAAACGATCCTGAAACTCAAACCGAAGGTCAAAAAGGTCATTACCGGCCTCGGAACCGGCGAACACCTCGAATATTGGGGATACGACATTGCCCGCATCATTGAAAAGGACTGGAACGAAAGCGCCGACCTGGGCGACGGCTTCATGGTAAACCTTACACCGGGGAGGCATTTCTCGGGCCGCGGTTTCAGCCGTAACCGTGCCATGTGGGTGTCGTTCGTGCTGCAAACCCCCACGAAGAAAATCTTCATCGGCGGCGACTCGGGTTATGACGATCATTTCAAAAGAATCGGCGCGAAATTCGGGCCGTTCGACCTTGCGTTGCTGGAATGCGGGCAATATAATGAAGCCTGGAAATACATTCACATGATGCCTGAAGAAACCGTAACCGCTGCCCGCGAGCTGGGCGCAAAGAAGCTGATGCCGGTACATTGGGCCAAATTCGCATTGTCGATCCACGACTGGAACGAGCCGATCCTCCGCGCCAGCGCCGAAGCTCAGAAGCAGAATATGCCGCTCGTAACGCCTCTAATCGGACAAAAAGTGGATTTGGACGGCGACCAGACGTTCACACAATGGTGGAAAGAGGCGCGGTTGCAGCCGGAAGAGTAA
- a CDS encoding T9SS type A sorting domain-containing protein, whose product MKFLLKLIFAGGVVSSVAAAPNNDAGGMLPLADDVNVESSIAGALNGSYEIRNPYAESADQPFTIAAAPAAPLATRVSCGGRTWTHGEYLGRTGDDQPVNVLLKDNRIYLNWNGRIADNLDILYSLKEGTFPVNPATTTLIQSCINPVDPSTGPMNLLGTNGSGQITCNGVAMPNGERLGVFVGPTGNTYQFIKYVDGLLRVKIKQGETDDREENYSMELLVQTIQRRDGSYMDAKWVNVLTPDMVNGCFWPTSPKTATPLPDNNCASGPAISNITNITQTALTVAFTGSGVNSLKWRIKSGGTEVRSGTTNDFGGATSVNLSYNSLTPGGYTLEIEGNNCTSGVSSRSFTVNEPVVVVPNCENGPSVTSITGITPSSATINYGGSNLRVFSWRILQGSSPVASGRTGTLTSNTTNLTFNYLQNGTYTFELKAEDCIAPAVATRSFNVSATDTRTSCKRGPKLESVVSAGETGLSFLFDGDEVYAIDWKIKKDGVTLRQNRVAPQSNTPYIDYNLLESGTYALEIQGGSCKSTPTIAAFGVNVQLPIYVSNFEGKAVEKGVELSWNVVAEEDGKEFEVLRFDDRMQGEKSLGKVSLTDQRVGKYNFLDENPLPGINYYQLKQIDIDGTFTKSKIVAVNPDVLVGSVISPNPAQDFVNFQFSSRKAGTSDVTIYNLAGQPVSSSTIRISEGKNTHRINVKKLGSGHYFMKVSHGGDDTKLRFIKVD is encoded by the coding sequence ATGAAATTTTTACTAAAACTTATTTTTGCGGGAGGAGTAGTAAGCTCGGTGGCAGCGGCTCCAAACAATGACGCCGGAGGCATGCTGCCGCTTGCCGACGATGTAAATGTCGAAAGCAGTATTGCTGGTGCCCTGAATGGTTCTTACGAAATCAGGAATCCCTATGCAGAGTCTGCAGACCAGCCTTTTACCATTGCCGCTGCACCAGCTGCGCCTTTGGCTACCCGCGTTTCCTGCGGAGGAAGGACCTGGACACACGGTGAGTACCTGGGACGGACAGGTGACGATCAGCCGGTGAATGTTCTTCTAAAGGACAACCGCATTTATCTGAACTGGAACGGTCGCATCGCTGATAACCTGGACATTCTATACTCGCTCAAAGAAGGTACTTTTCCTGTGAATCCGGCGACAACGACGCTGATCCAGTCTTGTATCAACCCGGTTGACCCCAGCACCGGTCCTATGAACCTCCTGGGAACAAACGGCAGCGGCCAAATCACCTGTAACGGCGTTGCCATGCCGAATGGCGAGCGTCTGGGCGTATTCGTCGGTCCTACTGGTAACACTTACCAGTTCATTAAGTATGTGGACGGCCTGCTGCGCGTAAAGATCAAGCAGGGTGAGACCGATGACCGGGAAGAAAATTACAGCATGGAATTGCTCGTTCAGACAATCCAGCGCAGGGACGGAAGCTACATGGACGCGAAATGGGTTAATGTACTGACGCCCGACATGGTGAACGGTTGTTTCTGGCCTACATCTCCAAAGACAGCCACTCCGCTGCCCGACAATAACTGCGCATCCGGCCCGGCCATCAGCAACATCACCAACATCACCCAGACGGCCCTGACCGTTGCATTCACGGGTTCCGGCGTGAACAGCCTGAAATGGCGCATCAAGTCCGGCGGAACGGAAGTTCGTTCGGGGACGACCAACGATTTTGGCGGCGCTACGTCAGTCAATCTTTCATACAACTCACTGACACCAGGCGGCTATACCCTCGAAATCGAAGGAAATAACTGTACTTCGGGTGTGAGCAGCCGTTCGTTCACCGTTAATGAACCGGTTGTAGTTGTTCCCAATTGTGAGAACGGCCCGTCGGTAACGAGCATCACGGGAATTACACCAAGCAGCGCTACGATCAATTACGGCGGAAGCAACCTGCGCGTATTCTCATGGCGGATTCTGCAAGGCAGTTCCCCGGTAGCGAGCGGCAGAACAGGCACACTGACCTCTAACACTACCAACCTTACATTCAATTACCTGCAAAACGGAACCTATACTTTCGAGCTGAAAGCGGAGGATTGTATAGCACCAGCAGTAGCAACACGCAGCTTTAATGTTTCAGCAACAGACACCCGCACTTCATGTAAACGCGGGCCAAAACTGGAATCAGTGGTATCGGCAGGTGAAACCGGTCTTTCATTCCTTTTCGATGGCGACGAAGTGTACGCGATTGACTGGAAAATTAAAAAGGACGGTGTTACGCTCCGCCAGAACCGCGTGGCTCCTCAAAGCAATACGCCTTACATTGACTATAATTTGCTGGAATCAGGTACTTATGCGCTGGAAATCCAGGGAGGTAGCTGCAAGTCCACTCCTACAATCGCTGCATTCGGTGTGAACGTTCAGTTGCCGATCTATGTGTCGAATTTTGAAGGAAAAGCAGTTGAAAAAGGCGTAGAGCTTAGCTGGAACGTGGTTGCGGAGGAAGATGGTAAAGAATTTGAAGTGCTTCGTTTCGACGACCGCATGCAAGGTGAGAAATCACTCGGAAAAGTGTCACTCACCGACCAGCGTGTTGGCAAATACAACTTCCTTGACGAAAATCCACTGCCGGGTATCAACTACTACCAGTTGAAGCAGATCGACATCGACGGTACTTTCACCAAAAGCAAAATCGTAGCGGTGAACCCCGACGTGCTGGTAGGCTCTGTTATTTCGCCAAACCCTGCGCAGGATTTTGTGAACTTCCAGTTCTCATCGCGCAAGGCAGGAACATCGGACGTGACGATCTACAACCTGGCCGGACAGCCGGTGAGCAGCTCAACCATCCGTATTTCGGAAGGTAAAAACACGCACCGCATTAATGTGAAAAAGCTCGGTAGCGGACATTACTTCATGAAGGTCAGCCACGGAGGCGACGACACGAAGCTGAGATTCATCAAAGTGGACTAA